One segment of Streptomyces sp. NBC_00576 DNA contains the following:
- a CDS encoding ROK family transcriptional regulator, translating into MPSTYRAEVFPAHTPAASQIFTTVLSHGPLTRADAARRAGLSAAAVTKAVRPLIEAGYLVEDADVETRPALGRPANLVRVDGGRALFIGIKITGDEIFGVLTDLCCRVRVARDLPLPDRIPKAVLVSVAELVGELLTEADGFGVPVLGCGIAVAGEVDRTEGAIRYSPFLEWRDVPLAELAAMTTGLPVTVDNDVRALTVAEQWFGAGVGLSDFALVTVGAGIGCGLVVHGRVVAGAQGVAGEIGHVVVDPAGPPCHCGKRGCLQAFAGDAEIVARVREVTGTSITGSAEAVALAHAGHPGVREVYTRAGEAIGRGIATVANLLGPERVIISGEGLAAYDLFAEQIRDAFTATAFGSAARCELLTRPLPFEEWARGAAATAIRSFIRADQ; encoded by the coding sequence ATGCCCTCGACCTACCGTGCCGAGGTGTTTCCGGCTCACACGCCGGCCGCCTCGCAGATTTTCACCACGGTCCTGTCCCACGGCCCGCTCACCCGCGCCGACGCGGCCCGGCGCGCGGGGCTGTCCGCCGCCGCCGTCACGAAGGCGGTCCGTCCGCTGATCGAGGCCGGCTATCTGGTCGAGGACGCGGACGTCGAGACCCGTCCGGCGCTGGGGCGGCCCGCGAACCTCGTGCGCGTCGACGGCGGACGGGCACTGTTCATCGGCATCAAGATCACCGGTGATGAGATCTTCGGGGTGCTCACCGACCTGTGCTGCCGCGTCCGTGTCGCCCGTGACCTCCCGCTGCCCGACCGTATCCCCAAGGCGGTGCTGGTCTCGGTCGCGGAGCTGGTGGGGGAGCTGCTCACCGAGGCGGACGGCTTCGGGGTGCCGGTACTGGGCTGCGGCATCGCCGTCGCCGGAGAGGTCGACCGCACCGAGGGCGCCATACGCTACTCGCCGTTCCTGGAGTGGCGTGACGTGCCGCTCGCGGAACTGGCCGCCATGACGACGGGGCTGCCCGTCACGGTCGACAACGACGTGCGTGCGCTCACCGTCGCCGAGCAGTGGTTCGGCGCCGGCGTGGGGCTGTCCGACTTCGCGCTGGTGACCGTCGGCGCGGGTATCGGCTGCGGGCTCGTGGTCCACGGGCGCGTGGTCGCGGGGGCGCAGGGAGTGGCCGGTGAGATCGGGCACGTCGTCGTCGATCCGGCGGGCCCGCCCTGCCACTGCGGCAAGCGCGGCTGCCTGCAGGCGTTCGCGGGGGACGCGGAGATCGTCGCCAGGGTCCGGGAGGTCACGGGCACCTCGATCACCGGCAGCGCCGAGGCCGTCGCCCTGGCCCACGCGGGCCACCCCGGAGTACGGGAGGTGTACACGCGGGCCGGTGAGGCGATCGGCCGGGGCATCGCGACCGTGGCCAACCTGCTCGGCCCTGAGCGCGTGATCATCTCCGGCGAGGGACTGGCCGCGTACGACCTGTTCGCCGAGCAGATCCGCGACGCCTTCACCGCCACCGCCTTCGGATCCGCCGCCCGCTGCGAGCTGCTGACCCGGCCGCTGCCCTTCGAGGAGTGGGCGCGAGGGGCGGCGGCGACAGCGATCCGGTCCTTCATCAGGGCGGACCAGTAG
- a CDS encoding alpha-galactosidase: MPLISHSPDTGVWLLTTPRTSYALRIDESGAPCHLAWGPRLTLTEAGALVPPAQDTASSFEGRPPVGEELPVDGGTRYGPPSLQVRYADSSRGFEWVPTGHRVLEPAPGASELVLEFRDRLYPLDVTLHYTVRADTDVVERRTVVRNAGDEHVDLLRADSAAWTLPPLSDYRLSHVTGQWSAESQLRRDTLPFGETVLTSRRGITSHHANPWVMLDSGEATEEHGRVWSAALAWSGSWRITAQRTPDGLAGFTGGVGHEGTSVPLAPGEEFTTPVFAGLCTDGGFGAASRAWHTYTTTHVLPRARELAPVLYNSWEATGFDVDEASQKALAERAALLGVELYVVDDGWFGARRSDRAGLGDWTPTPERFPEGLKPLADSVHRLGMRFGIWVEPEMVNPDSALYREHPDWVLHVPGRARTEMRNQLVLNFARDEVAEWAYGWLTRLVGDHGVDFLKWDMNRSFGESGWPGQRDGNDRLWTRYVANLYDVIDRLRADHPGLRVETCSGGGGRIDLGILSRTDQAWTSDNTDAVDRLVIQHGFGQVYPARAMSAWVTDVPNQLTARSVPLRFRFHAAMCGLLGIGGDLTRWSQEELAEGAALVAEYKKVRHLVQHGELYRLSGPLGEEPTVVQYVGEDAAESLVLGFRYGPRHGLPRIPVRLPGLTPGARYRDARTGVVHHANVLGEYGMRLDLAPGDWSSTAVHLVRVQES, encoded by the coding sequence ATGCCGCTGATCTCCCACTCCCCGGACACCGGGGTCTGGCTGCTGACCACCCCGCGCACGTCGTACGCGCTGCGGATCGACGAGAGCGGCGCGCCGTGTCATCTCGCGTGGGGGCCTCGGCTGACCCTGACGGAGGCGGGCGCGCTCGTTCCTCCGGCGCAGGACACGGCGAGCAGCTTCGAGGGACGGCCTCCGGTGGGCGAGGAACTCCCCGTCGACGGCGGCACCCGCTACGGCCCGCCCTCGCTCCAGGTCCGGTACGCGGACTCCTCCCGCGGCTTCGAATGGGTGCCGACCGGTCACCGCGTCCTCGAACCGGCGCCCGGGGCGAGCGAGTTGGTACTGGAGTTCCGCGACCGCCTCTACCCCCTCGATGTCACGCTGCACTACACGGTCCGCGCCGACACGGACGTCGTCGAGCGCCGGACCGTGGTGCGCAACGCCGGTGACGAACACGTCGACCTGCTGCGCGCCGACTCCGCCGCCTGGACGCTGCCGCCGCTGAGCGACTACCGGCTCAGCCATGTCACCGGCCAGTGGTCGGCCGAGAGTCAACTGCGGCGCGACACACTGCCGTTCGGCGAGACGGTGCTGACCAGCCGGCGCGGGATCACCAGCCACCACGCCAACCCATGGGTGATGCTCGACTCGGGTGAGGCGACGGAGGAGCACGGCCGGGTGTGGAGCGCCGCCCTTGCCTGGAGCGGGAGTTGGCGCATCACCGCGCAGCGCACCCCCGACGGGCTGGCCGGGTTCACCGGGGGCGTCGGCCACGAGGGGACCAGCGTTCCGCTGGCGCCGGGTGAGGAGTTCACCACGCCGGTGTTCGCCGGGCTGTGCACGGACGGCGGGTTCGGGGCGGCGAGCCGTGCCTGGCACACGTACACGACGACCCATGTGCTGCCCCGGGCACGGGAGTTGGCGCCGGTGCTCTACAACTCGTGGGAGGCCACCGGCTTCGACGTCGACGAGGCGAGCCAGAAGGCGCTGGCCGAGCGGGCCGCGCTGCTCGGAGTGGAGCTGTATGTCGTCGACGACGGCTGGTTCGGGGCGCGGCGCAGTGACCGGGCGGGGCTGGGCGACTGGACGCCGACGCCGGAGCGCTTCCCCGAGGGGCTCAAGCCGCTGGCGGACTCGGTGCACCGGCTCGGGATGCGGTTCGGGATCTGGGTCGAGCCGGAGATGGTCAATCCGGACAGCGCGCTGTACCGCGAGCACCCCGACTGGGTGCTGCACGTTCCCGGGCGGGCCCGGACCGAGATGCGCAACCAGCTCGTCCTGAACTTCGCGCGGGACGAGGTGGCCGAGTGGGCGTACGGCTGGCTTACCCGGCTGGTCGGGGACCACGGCGTCGACTTCCTCAAGTGGGACATGAACCGCTCCTTCGGCGAGTCGGGCTGGCCGGGACAGCGGGACGGCAACGACCGGCTGTGGACGCGGTACGTGGCGAACCTGTACGACGTCATCGACCGGCTGCGCGCCGACCATCCCGGGCTGCGGGTGGAGACGTGCAGTGGCGGCGGTGGCCGGATCGACCTCGGCATCCTCTCGCGTACGGACCAGGCGTGGACGTCCGACAACACGGACGCCGTGGACCGGCTGGTGATCCAGCACGGGTTCGGGCAGGTGTATCCGGCGCGCGCCATGTCGGCGTGGGTGACCGACGTGCCCAATCAGCTGACGGCACGTTCGGTGCCGCTGCGGTTCCGTTTCCATGCGGCGATGTGCGGGCTGCTCGGCATCGGCGGTGATCTCACGCGCTGGTCCCAGGAGGAGCTCGCGGAGGGTGCGGCGCTGGTCGCCGAGTACAAGAAGGTGCGGCATCTGGTGCAGCACGGTGAGCTGTACCGGCTGTCGGGGCCGCTCGGGGAGGAGCCGACGGTCGTGCAGTACGTCGGCGAGGACGCGGCCGAGTCCCTGGTGCTGGGCTTCCGGTACGGCCCTCGGCACGGTCTTCCGCGGATTCCGGTGCGGCTGCCGGGTCTGACGCCCGGTGCTCGGTACCGGGACGCGCGCACGGGCGTCGTCCACCATGCGAACGTGCTCGGCGAGTACGGGATGCGGCTCGATCTCGCGCCCGGCGACTGGTCCAGCACGGCTGTGCACCTGGTGCGAGTCCAGGAGTCTTAG
- a CDS encoding CAP domain-containing protein, whose product MSELVPGGNTPLPGGTLTLRVPGPFDVSALVTGDGGKVGGDADFVFYNQPTAPGARLRGDTLTVDPAALRPGATRVTVVVSAADSGTALGGLPAPTLQVTGPGGRALARFTPPRPQRETVLLLAELYRRGPGWKLRALGQGYADGLAGLARDFGVEVADDISTASTSAGAPAHHPSPFPAAGVPLRTPSRWSDAASRLSGAASRLSEAAVSRRSRSTGAPPPVGTAGSVPPAAAWPGSVSPVAPTGTPGSLAPTDGFLTLVNSARATAGSPPVSLDARLSAAAQAHAADMASAGRLGTESRDGTSIHQRVTAAGYTYLTVGEHLVSGPRTPEEFVDYCLRTEQARRTLHDPAFTQVGLAYVTGSGTGDTYWTALWARPLLPGDLERTAAEVTDLTNRERARAGLPQLASDFLLTRAAQAHSTDMVVRAFYSHTGPDGSQPWDRAAAAGSTRRTIGENIACGQRSPAEVVDGWMNSPGHRANILKREFTHIGIGFAGGGKAGTYWTQLFGA is encoded by the coding sequence ATGAGCGAGTTGGTCCCCGGGGGCAACACGCCCCTTCCGGGCGGTACCCTCACGCTCCGGGTGCCGGGCCCCTTCGACGTGAGCGCGCTGGTGACGGGCGACGGCGGCAAGGTCGGCGGCGACGCCGACTTCGTGTTCTACAACCAGCCGACGGCCCCGGGCGCCCGGCTGCGCGGCGACACTCTCACCGTCGACCCGGCGGCTCTGCGCCCCGGCGCCACCCGCGTCACGGTGGTGGTCAGCGCCGCCGACTCCGGTACGGCGCTGGGCGGGCTGCCCGCGCCCACACTCCAGGTCACCGGCCCCGGTGGCCGCGCGCTGGCCCGGTTCACACCGCCGCGCCCGCAGCGGGAGACGGTACTGCTGCTCGCGGAGCTGTACCGGCGGGGCCCGGGCTGGAAGCTGCGGGCGCTGGGCCAGGGTTACGCGGACGGGCTGGCGGGCCTCGCCCGGGACTTCGGGGTGGAGGTCGCGGACGATATCTCCACGGCCTCGACCTCGGCAGGCGCCCCGGCCCACCACCCCTCGCCGTTCCCGGCGGCGGGTGTACCCCTACGTACACCGTCCCGCTGGTCCGACGCCGCGTCCCGGTTGTCGGGCGCGGCCTCTCGTCTGTCGGAGGCGGCTGTTTCGCGCCGGTCGCGGTCGACGGGCGCTCCGCCACCGGTCGGCACTGCCGGGTCGGTTCCCCCTGCCGCCGCGTGGCCGGGTTCGGTGTCTCCCGTCGCGCCCACCGGAACCCCGGGCTCACTCGCCCCCACCGACGGGTTTCTCACCCTCGTCAACTCCGCCCGGGCCACCGCCGGTTCTCCGCCTGTCTCCCTGGACGCACGGCTCTCCGCCGCCGCACAGGCGCACGCCGCCGACATGGCCTCGGCCGGCCGCCTCGGCACCGAGAGCCGGGACGGCACCTCCATCCACCAGCGTGTCACCGCCGCCGGGTACACGTATCTGACGGTCGGCGAGCATCTGGTCTCCGGGCCGCGTACGCCCGAGGAGTTCGTCGACTACTGCCTGCGCACGGAGCAGGCCCGGCGTACCCTGCACGACCCGGCGTTCACACAGGTCGGCCTGGCGTACGTCACCGGGTCCGGCACGGGCGACACGTACTGGACCGCCCTCTGGGCCCGGCCCCTCCTGCCCGGAGATCTTGAACGAACCGCCGCCGAGGTCACGGATCTCACCAACCGGGAGCGCGCCCGGGCCGGGCTGCCGCAGCTGGCCTCCGACTTCCTGCTCACCCGTGCCGCGCAGGCGCACAGTACGGACATGGTGGTCCGCGCGTTCTATTCGCATACCGGGCCCGACGGCAGCCAGCCGTGGGACCGGGCCGCCGCGGCGGGGTCCACGCGGCGGACGATCGGCGAGAACATCGCGTGCGGCCAGCGCTCCCCCGCCGAGGTCGTGGACGGGTGGATGAACAGCCCCGGGCACCGTGCCAACATCCTCAAACGGGAGTTCACACACATAGGCATCGGTTTCGCGGGTGGCGGCAAGGCGGGCACATACTGGACCCAGCTCTTCGGCGCCTGA
- a CDS encoding SAM-dependent methyltransferase gives MTQDSSAHGTQTPEKIDTTVPHSARIWNYWLGGKDNYPVDHQAGDAFHEIFPGITDLARDSRAFLGRAVRRLAGEAGIRQFLDIGTGLPTADNTHEIAQRVAPDARIVYVDNDPLVLTHAEALLTSSPEGVTDYVDADLHDPDTVLREAARTLDLSRPVALTLMQVSGHIADYDEARAIVRALLDALPPGSFFAFNDSVDTNRANAEATRLYNESGAVPYYLRSPQQLAGFFDGLELLAPGVVPITDWRPDPGTAAATGEVIALGGVARKP, from the coding sequence GTGACGCAGGACTCGTCCGCCCACGGCACGCAGACGCCGGAGAAGATCGACACGACGGTGCCGCACTCGGCCCGGATCTGGAACTACTGGCTCGGCGGCAAGGACAACTACCCGGTCGACCACCAGGCGGGCGACGCCTTTCACGAGATCTTCCCCGGCATCACCGACCTCGCCCGCGACTCCCGGGCCTTCCTCGGCCGTGCCGTACGCCGGCTGGCCGGCGAGGCCGGGATCCGCCAGTTCCTCGACATCGGCACGGGCCTGCCCACGGCGGACAACACCCACGAGATCGCCCAGCGGGTCGCTCCCGACGCCCGCATCGTCTACGTGGACAACGACCCCCTGGTCCTGACCCACGCCGAGGCGCTGCTCACCAGCTCGCCCGAGGGCGTGACCGACTACGTCGACGCCGACCTGCACGACCCCGACACCGTCCTGCGGGAAGCGGCCCGGACCCTGGACCTCAGCCGGCCGGTCGCACTCACGCTGATGCAGGTCAGCGGGCACATCGCAGACTACGACGAGGCGCGGGCCATCGTCCGGGCGCTGTTGGACGCTCTGCCGCCGGGCAGTTTCTTCGCCTTCAACGACAGCGTGGACACCAACAGGGCCAACGCCGAGGCCACCCGGCTCTACAACGAGAGCGGGGCCGTCCCCTATTACCTGAGGAGCCCGCAGCAACTCGCGGGCTTCTTCGACGGACTGGAGCTGCTGGCCCCTGGCGTCGTCCCCATCACCGACTGGCGCCCCGATCCCGGGACGGCCGCCGCGACCGGCGAGGTGATCGCCCTGGGCGGCGTCGCACGCAAGCCATAG
- a CDS encoding AIM24 family protein, with product MKGDLFSSEYMVQPATAPGMTVENAKSIKYAVNGEMFARQGAMIAFRGNLQFERKGQGVGGMLKRAVTGEGLPLMTVRGQGEAWFAHEAQNCFVVDIDPGDVFTVNGRNVLCFDASLTYEIKTVKGAGMSGGGLFNSVFTGQGRLGLVCEGNPLVIPVSPQYPVYVDTDAVVGWTANLQTSLHRSQSFGSMIRGGSGEAVQLMLQGEGFVVVRPSEATPQKPQQH from the coding sequence ATGAAGGGTGACCTCTTTTCCAGTGAGTACATGGTTCAGCCGGCCACAGCGCCCGGGATGACCGTCGAGAACGCCAAGTCCATCAAGTACGCAGTCAATGGCGAGATGTTCGCCCGCCAGGGCGCGATGATCGCCTTCCGCGGCAACCTCCAGTTCGAGCGCAAGGGGCAGGGCGTCGGCGGCATGCTGAAGCGTGCGGTCACGGGTGAGGGGCTGCCATTGATGACGGTGCGCGGGCAGGGCGAGGCGTGGTTCGCGCACGAGGCGCAGAACTGTTTCGTCGTCGACATCGACCCGGGCGACGTCTTCACGGTCAACGGCCGCAACGTGCTGTGTTTCGACGCGTCGCTGACGTACGAGATCAAAACCGTGAAGGGGGCGGGGATGAGCGGCGGGGGCCTGTTCAACAGCGTCTTCACCGGGCAGGGGCGGCTGGGGCTGGTCTGCGAGGGCAATCCGCTGGTGATACCGGTCTCGCCGCAGTATCCGGTGTACGTCGACACGGACGCGGTCGTCGGCTGGACAGCCAATCTCCAGACGTCGCTGCACCGTTCGCAGTCCTTCGGCTCGATGATCCGGGGCGGCTCCGGCGAGGCCGTCCAACTGATGCTCCAGGGCGAGGGGTTCGTCGTCGTAAGGCCGAGTGAGGCGACTCCGCAGAAGCCCCAACAGCACTGA
- a CDS encoding tetratricopeptide repeat protein, producing MYGKAFAPEYQGALTSLSVNSSLVDVLAAGTEQLAAAERAGRRGEAARSGLAVAEAHRRLGQVGDADRAWKASYRAARAAGDTAAMAWALWSGGTLARQRGAFALARRLLGLAAELGERGGDIVVRGYSLAGLAETGRIQGDYEAVGRLHEQLLAEARRRGEARHTVWALEGIAQMHRNTGSYDSAYAMFEEAAGISARADDRRGHAWALRGLADIVSVRDGDTERALALLSEAEESCTAMNLSSALAYNHKMRGNVLYRAGRYAEARDLYRQALAEFRAMSEPRGEALSRLGLAKSLARLGRDRAETAEELADLARELERIGLRHARAMVARAQAELGLDTDPEAAR from the coding sequence ATGTACGGCAAGGCATTCGCCCCGGAGTACCAGGGCGCGCTCACCAGCCTCTCGGTGAACTCCTCCCTGGTCGACGTACTCGCCGCGGGCACCGAGCAGTTGGCCGCCGCCGAGCGGGCCGGGCGGCGCGGCGAGGCCGCCCGTTCCGGACTCGCGGTCGCGGAGGCGCACCGGCGGCTCGGACAGGTGGGCGACGCGGACCGGGCCTGGAAAGCGAGTTACCGCGCGGCCCGGGCGGCCGGGGACACGGCGGCGATGGCGTGGGCGCTGTGGAGCGGCGGCACGCTGGCCCGGCAGCGCGGCGCGTTCGCGCTGGCCCGGCGGTTGCTGGGGCTGGCCGCCGAACTCGGTGAGCGCGGCGGCGACATCGTCGTACGCGGCTACTCGCTCGCGGGGCTGGCCGAAACCGGGCGTATCCAGGGCGACTACGAGGCGGTCGGCCGCCTGCACGAGCAGTTGCTCGCCGAGGCGCGCAGGCGCGGTGAGGCGCGGCACACGGTGTGGGCGCTGGAGGGCATCGCGCAGATGCACCGCAACACCGGCTCGTACGACAGCGCGTACGCCATGTTCGAGGAGGCGGCCGGGATCTCCGCGCGGGCCGACGACCGGCGCGGGCACGCCTGGGCCTTACGCGGGCTCGCCGACATCGTGTCCGTGCGCGACGGGGACACGGAACGTGCCCTCGCGCTGCTCTCGGAGGCGGAGGAGAGCTGCACGGCGATGAACCTGTCCAGCGCGCTCGCCTACAACCACAAGATGCGCGGCAACGTCCTCTACCGCGCCGGGCGTTACGCCGAGGCACGTGACCTGTACCGCCAGGCCCTGGCGGAGTTCCGCGCCATGAGCGAGCCGCGTGGCGAGGCGCTGTCGCGGCTGGGACTGGCCAAGTCGCTGGCCCGACTTGGCCGCGACCGCGCCGAGACGGCCGAGGAACTGGCCGACCTGGCTCGCGAGTTGGAACGCATAGGTCTGCGCCACGCCCGCGCGATGGTGGCGCGGGCGCAGGCCGAACTCGGCCTCGACACGGACCCGGAGGCCGCACGATGA
- a CDS encoding polyprenyl synthetase family protein, protein MTPRGFEALAPAAPSVPRLLDRCRDLVRPALTEAVGRLHPWLGEMAAYSFGWCEVGGAPVDASGGKGVRQALAVLGAEAAGAPGRAGVAAAVAVELVHTFSLLHDDIMDGDPTRRRRATVWKAYGTGPAVLAGDALFALAVETLARTPGGPAGTRSLSAALTDVVSGQADDLLFAARPWTGPERVRPEEYRRMAERKTGALLGCALSLGAALGGAPPATTAALERVGRHAGTAFQMVDDVLGIWGDPAVTGKPVHGDLRERKKSYPVLAALDAPVPAARRLAALLESVDAPDEALARRAAVLVMEAGGRTAALAEARRHLAAVESGLDELPLSGPAVGELRALLGFLARREL, encoded by the coding sequence ATGACGCCGCGGGGCTTCGAGGCCCTGGCACCGGCAGCCCCGTCCGTGCCCCGACTCCTCGACCGGTGCCGAGACCTGGTGCGGCCGGCGCTCACCGAGGCCGTCGGGCGGCTGCATCCCTGGCTGGGCGAGATGGCCGCGTACTCCTTCGGCTGGTGCGAGGTGGGCGGTGCGCCCGTCGACGCGTCCGGTGGGAAGGGCGTACGGCAGGCACTGGCCGTGCTCGGTGCGGAGGCGGCCGGGGCGCCCGGACGGGCCGGGGTCGCGGCGGCGGTCGCGGTGGAGCTGGTGCACACCTTCTCGCTGCTGCACGACGACATCATGGACGGCGATCCGACCCGGCGCCGCCGCGCCACGGTGTGGAAGGCGTACGGCACCGGTCCGGCCGTGCTCGCCGGCGATGCACTGTTCGCGCTGGCCGTCGAGACCCTCGCTCGGACGCCGGGCGGCCCGGCGGGGACGCGGTCGCTGTCGGCGGCGCTGACGGACGTGGTGTCCGGGCAGGCCGACGACCTGCTGTTCGCGGCCCGTCCGTGGACCGGGCCCGAGCGGGTGCGGCCCGAGGAGTACCGGAGGATGGCCGAACGCAAGACGGGCGCCCTGCTCGGCTGCGCGCTCTCCCTGGGAGCCGCGCTGGGCGGCGCCCCGCCGGCGACGACGGCCGCGCTGGAGCGGGTGGGACGACACGCCGGGACCGCCTTCCAGATGGTCGACGACGTGCTGGGCATCTGGGGCGACCCCGCTGTCACCGGCAAGCCCGTCCACGGCGATCTCCGGGAGCGCAAGAAGTCGTACCCGGTACTGGCCGCGCTCGACGCGCCCGTCCCGGCCGCCCGGCGGCTCGCCGCGCTGCTGGAGTCCGTCGACGCGCCCGACGAGGCACTCGCGCGTCGGGCGGCGGTGCTCGTCATGGAGGCGGGGGGCCGTACAGCGGCCCTGGCGGAGGCCCGCCGGCACCTCGCGGCGGTCGAAAGCGGCCTGGACGAACTGCCCTTGTCGGGGCCGGCGGTCGGCGAGCTGCGGGCGCTGCTGGGCTTTTTGGCGCGCCGCGAGCTGTGA
- a CDS encoding serine/threonine-protein kinase, which translates to MVKAHVSTHELVAGRYRLLDVVDRETNRVSWYGEDTASERPVVLTQIQLPPDPREQTARRAIARVMRASEILGLVLPGRVAAVIDVVEEFGTLWTVAQWIDGTPLSELLERQGTFNYVRAARIALEVLDALEAAHREGIVHAELSPGQVFVRDQGPVVVTGFGLAGATTASRVGAPSYASPEQAHGARAEPSDDLWALGALLYAMAEGRPPFRDRGRPDATLKAVDRLPLRSPVRAGPLAQVIQGMLRKNARERLTAPVARDALLRVIRDEPDTSDEAVPSARLRDTAGTVAAPRVGRTWNTRASRKLVLAGTALAVVTVAVLATTDNLPGIDASASGADTTPSAAAPAPPAPSVPSTGGNTAVPEETITPSASPSAPAPPPPSAPPSASPEPTPTPSATGGTAGALPAGFQVYDAPEGFSVALPQGWKRLSEDISPGNVAYRIVFGAAGDPRTLTVTYSQRLRADPVAVWREDVEPVLIQAGIGFQRIGAIRATTYRGRSAADMEWLSDFEGTRIRTLGRGFLTGENTGYSLRWTTPAADWNDTANRQALDTFFRTFRE; encoded by the coding sequence ATGGTCAAGGCGCACGTCTCCACACATGAGTTGGTGGCCGGAAGGTACCGACTCCTCGATGTCGTCGATCGCGAAACGAACCGGGTCTCCTGGTACGGCGAGGACACCGCATCCGAGCGCCCGGTCGTCCTCACCCAGATCCAGCTCCCGCCCGATCCCCGGGAACAGACCGCCCGCCGGGCGATCGCGCGGGTGATGCGCGCGTCCGAGATCCTCGGGCTGGTGCTGCCCGGCCGGGTGGCCGCCGTGATCGACGTCGTCGAGGAGTTCGGGACCCTGTGGACGGTCGCCCAGTGGATCGACGGCACCCCGCTCAGTGAACTCCTGGAACGGCAGGGCACGTTCAACTACGTGCGGGCAGCGCGCATCGCCCTCGAAGTGCTCGACGCGCTGGAGGCCGCGCATCGCGAGGGCATTGTGCACGCCGAACTCAGCCCCGGTCAGGTGTTCGTGCGGGACCAGGGCCCGGTCGTGGTGACCGGCTTCGGCCTGGCGGGGGCCACGACCGCGTCCCGGGTCGGCGCGCCCTCGTACGCCTCGCCCGAACAGGCCCACGGCGCGCGCGCCGAGCCGTCGGACGATCTGTGGGCGCTCGGCGCGCTCCTGTACGCGATGGCCGAGGGACGGCCGCCGTTCCGCGACCGGGGGCGGCCCGACGCCACGCTCAAGGCGGTCGACCGGCTGCCGCTGCGCAGCCCGGTGCGCGCCGGCCCGCTCGCCCAGGTCATCCAGGGGATGCTGCGCAAGAACGCCCGGGAACGGCTGACCGCTCCGGTGGCACGGGACGCCCTGCTCCGCGTCATCAGGGACGAACCCGATACCTCGGACGAAGCGGTGCCCTCCGCCCGGCTGCGAGACACCGCCGGCACTGTCGCCGCACCACGCGTCGGCCGGACCTGGAACACACGCGCCTCCCGCAAACTCGTCCTCGCCGGTACGGCCCTGGCCGTCGTCACCGTCGCCGTCCTCGCCACGACGGACAACCTGCCCGGCATCGACGCCTCCGCGTCCGGTGCGGACACCACCCCGTCAGCCGCCGCGCCCGCCCCTCCGGCCCCGTCCGTCCCCTCCACCGGCGGGAACACCGCGGTCCCCGAGGAGACCATCACGCCGAGCGCCTCCCCCTCCGCACCGGCCCCGCCGCCCCCCTCGGCGCCGCCGTCCGCGTCCCCCGAACCCACGCCCACCCCCTCGGCCACGGGCGGCACCGCCGGGGCGCTGCCCGCGGGGTTCCAGGTGTACGACGCCCCGGAGGGGTTCTCCGTCGCCCTCCCCCAGGGGTGGAAGCGGCTGAGCGAGGACATCTCCCCCGGCAACGTCGCCTACCGCATCGTGTTCGGCGCCGCCGGCGACCCACGGACCCTGACCGTCACGTACAGCCAACGGCTCCGTGCGGACCCCGTGGCCGTGTGGCGGGAGGACGTCGAGCCGGTCCTGATCCAGGCGGGCATCGGCTTCCAGCGGATCGGCGCGATCCGGGCGACGACCTATCGCGGCCGGAGCGCGGCCGACATGGAGTGGCTCTCCGACTTCGAGGGCACCCGGATACGTACGCTCGGCCGTGGTTTCCTCACCGGCGAGAACACCGGCTACTCGCTGCGCTGGACGACGCCCGCCGCCGACTGGAACGACACCGCCAACCGGCAGGCGCTGGACACCTTTTTCCGGACCTTCAGAGAGTGA
- a CDS encoding DUF2238 domain-containing protein → MPAVDTVSRILPTATDAPRRHLPVLLAGLVAVALAVSMWQPHDLMTWFLETVWILIGLPVIVLTWRRFPLTNLLCCLLALHALVLMVGGHYTYAQVPLGDWARDTFGLDRNPYDRLGHLMQGFVPAMLVRELLSRTSPLRGSRWLAPLTVCACLAFSALFEMFEWAAALIGGAAADDFLATQGDVWDTQWDMFCALIGATVSLLVLSRVHDRQLAAVRAQSV, encoded by the coding sequence ATGCCCGCAGTTGACACCGTCTCCCGCATCCTCCCGACGGCCACCGACGCCCCGCGGCGGCACCTTCCCGTGCTGCTCGCCGGGCTCGTGGCCGTCGCACTCGCGGTCTCGATGTGGCAGCCGCACGACCTGATGACCTGGTTCCTGGAGACGGTCTGGATCCTGATCGGACTGCCCGTGATCGTCCTGACCTGGCGGCGCTTCCCGCTCACGAACCTGCTGTGCTGTCTGCTCGCGCTGCACGCCCTCGTCCTGATGGTCGGCGGCCACTACACCTACGCGCAGGTCCCGCTGGGCGACTGGGCACGCGACACGTTCGGCCTCGACCGCAACCCGTACGACCGGCTCGGCCACCTCATGCAGGGCTTCGTCCCCGCCATGCTCGTACGGGAGCTGCTGAGCCGTACGTCACCGCTGCGCGGCAGCCGCTGGCTCGCGCCGCTCACCGTGTGCGCCTGCCTCGCCTTCAGCGCGCTGTTCGAGATGTTCGAGTGGGCGGCGGCCCTGATCGGCGGCGCGGCGGCCGACGACTTCCTGGCCACGCAGGGCGACGTGTGGGACACCCAGTGGGACATGTTCTGCGCGCTGATCGGGGCGACCGTCTCGCTGCTCGTGCTGAGCCGCGTCCACGACCGGCAGCTCGCGGCGGTCCGCGCTCAGTCCGTGTAG